Genomic DNA from Methanosarcina sp. MTP4:
CTGTTCTGCCGGGGCGGCTTCTTCAGGCTCAAGAAGGCCCAGGTAAAAAGCGGCTTCCCTTCTTACCTCGGGAGTCCTGTCATCCAGCATTTCAAGCAGGAAGGGAAGAGCAGCAGGGTCCCGGAGATTCCCAAGTGCTATTATGGCGTTGGTTCGGGTTGTGGGGTTCCTGCTGTCCAGCAGCGCAGTGAGCTTTCCAAAAACCTGTTCACTTTCAAAGCGGCTAAGGGTGTAGGCTGCCGAAGTTCCGAGCTTTTCATCAGCTAACAGGTCAAGAAAAGGATCAATAGTCCTCGGATCTCCGATTCCTTCAAGGGAATGCATAGCTTCACGGCGTACATCGTCATTATCACTATCCAGAATTTCGGCAAGAGGTTCGACAGCCCTGGGATCACCCAGTCGCCCAAGCGCAACCACAGTATAGAGAACCACCTTTTCGTCTTCATCCTCCAGGAGCCCGATTAGAGGCTCAACGGCTTTTGTGTCTCCAATCAAACCAAGCGAATAAGATGCATTCTTACGGACCTCCGGAGAAGGATCGTCGAGAATCTCCAGAAGAGGGGGCGCAGCTTTTTGAGCCCTTATTTCCCCGAGAGCATGAGCAGCAAGGCTTCGCACCTGGGGATCATCGTCTTTTAATGCTTTAATTAGTGAATCCACTGCGGGTTCCCCGATATCGACAAGTCCGTCAACTGAGGCATAACTGATACTCGGGTCCTCATCCCCAAGCCCCCGGACCAGTTTCTCCACCCTGGCCTCAAGAGGGTCCTGGCCAAGGCAACCGGCACAGGTCCCTGCAAGCAAAATCAAGAGAAGCAAAAGTTTTGCATGCCCACAACTGAGAAGTTCACATCGCTTAATCATACGCATCACCTGCCTCCTCTCCCGGAGGGAGCAGCAATTCGGCAGAAACTACCTGGTCCTGCCACGTGGAAGTTACATTAATCCTGAAGCGGTCCTCACTTCCTCCGATTACAACATTCTGGACAGGCATATATGATTCTCCGAAGGGTTTTCCATGGGCGATTTCCACAATTGCATAGGGATAGTCCGGCCAGGTCCACAGAGCACTCTTATCATTTCCTCTCACATCGTAGGTCCTTGAAGATGTAAAGACCGTCTTCCCGGTAAGTTCGTTTATCACGGTCAGGTTTGTGGACACATCCCGCGCGGAGCTTAGCCCGTGGTTGATAAGGTAGCCGTATATCCCGTAAACATCAGAGCTTCCCATACGCTCCTTTTCATACTCCAGTTCCAGAAGGAGCTCAGGGGGAGGGACCTCCACAACCAGCGAGGCCTTATCGAGCAGCCTGGAATCCTCAGAAACCTTAACCTCGACTTCATATTCTCCCGGAAGCTTATAGCCAAGCATTACACTGACCGTATTATTTCCGGGGAGAAGTTTAACGGGCTTCTGAAGCGAGACAAGCTCGGCACTCCACAGAGACTCCGATTCATTGGAAATGATCAGCCTTGAGGTCGAATAGCTTTCCCCGTTCTCATCCACAAAAGCATTTTCTACCTCGAGCCATACGTCCACGGGTTCTGAGCCGTTGTTCAGAAGCACAATGTCCAGCTGTCCCCGGCTTCCGACTCCAACAGGAGGAGCATTCATATCCACGATATGCACATCAGCCCCTGTTCCGTAATACCAGAAGAGCCCCAGTGCCAGTATAAGGATGGCAAATAGAAGCGTAACTATAACATTTTTCTTCATTTCAGCTCCCCCTTCGTCCCTGCACCGGCCTTAAGTTCATCAGCTAGCGAAATGCAGTTGGTAAGCCCATATTTTTTCTTGTCTATTATGCCCCTCCGTTCCAGGTTCATGAGCACGCGGGAAACCTTGGCCTTGGAAAAATCAAGGGAATTGACCAGTTCGTTCTGGAGAATCCTTCCCCCTCTTTGCACAATAAGTTCAACGGCTTTCCTTTCGTCTCCTTCAAGGGCCCGTAAAAGAACGTCTGTAGGGTCAACTTTATCCAAAGCAGGCCGGAGTTCCTCAGGGGAATTTTCAGGAGAATTATCAGGGGAAACTTCAAAATTCCCCATTGGAACTGCCTCTGCTGCAAGATTGACTGCCGTTCCCTGCCCCGCAGGCTCCGGCAAAAGAGAAACAGACCCGGAAAGACCCAGATAATGCAGAACCTGAGCCAGAGCCAGACCCCCTAAAAACCCGGAAAAAAGGAGAATATACGCTTCTTTTACGGTATACACATACGGGATATCCACAACCTTGAATGTGTCTCCTTCAAGCTGGATCACCACCGGAGAATCTTCAAGCAGAAGATTGACGGCAACAGTGCTCGAAAGAAGAAGGATACCCACAGCCAGCACGAATCTTTTCCTTTCCTGGGTCGTACAATCACCTCATTTTCTACCCTCTGTATGTACGAAACAATTGTTATAATTTTACTGTGACCAGAGGCTAAAACGTCTCAGAATTCCGAGACCACCGGCAAATGATGACGAAAACTTCCCCGGACCATCATATTTGAAAATTGGAGTATCTGAAGGAGACGAATGGAAAATATTCCGGAAACAGTGAATCGGTCGCCCTACGTTCCGTCATCGATGCTTTTGAGAAAAGAAAAAAGAGAAAAGAGACACATTTTTCAATTTGCTTTCAAGGTAGCGGCGCTCTCACCGGTCAGCTTGCTGACCGGCCTTTTCCACAAAGTATATTGGAATAACCAAAAAAGTGTATCCAGATGACTGAAAAGTACATCAAGATGACTGAAAAGTGCATACAGATGACTGAAAAGTACATACAGATGACTGAAAAATATAATTGAATAACTTAAAAACGGTAGGGTGTAAATAAAACAGGAAGAAATACAGTTTGAAAATTGCTCAATTCTTCATATCTCTTTTTTATTTCTTTTTGGGGAGGCGCCGCCAGGCAAGCTGGCGGGAATTCCTACATATCCAGGGCATAAAAACGGTTTACAGGATCAATGGAAGTGCTTCTCAAGCAGGCTGGCGGGCAACTTCTATATTATCAAAACTGAAAAACGGTTTGAGGGGTCAACGGAAGTGCTTCTCAAGCAGGCTGGCGGAAAACTCCTGTATCGCCCGGAATGAAAAACGGTTTGTGGGGTTAAATGAAAGCATTCTCGGGCAGGCTGGTGAAAGTATTCCAACATCGTTTAGACTGAAATCAGTCCGTTTTCAGAACAAGCCGCATGTCCACAGCCAGAGCGCCCTTTCCTTTATCTAAAACTATCATAGGGTTGATTTCGAACTCCTCGATCTCCGGGAAGTCGCAGACCAGCCGGGAAATTCTGAGGATGGAATCTACCAGGGCATCGATATCGCTGGGTTTCGCCCCGCGGACTCCTGCAAGCAGCGGATAGGTCTTGATGCCGGTTATCAGGTCCCGGGCTTCGGGCTCGGAAAGGGGGGCAATGGCAAACCTGACGTCTTTCAGGATCTCAACGTAAATCCCGCCGAGCCCGAACATGAGCATGGGCCCGAAGGTCGGGTCGCGGACCATGCCGATGATCACTTCCCTGCCCTCTGAGAGCATCTGCTGGAGCTGGACTCCTTCGAGGACGGCATAGGGCTTTTCTTTCGGGATTTTTTCCATCATGTCCTCATAGGCGGCTTTCACTTCCCCGGCGTTTTCCAGGGAGAGCCTGATCCCTCCGACGTCGGACTTGTGGGAGATCTGGGGAGACACGATTTTCATAACAAGAGGATAGCCGATATTTTCAGCTTCCCGAATTGTATCTTCCAGGGTCTCCGTGAATGCGCTGCCAATTGTCGGGACACCATAGGCTTTCAGGATCTCCAGGGACTCGAGGCCCAGAATATACTGTCCCTTCACCCTGGCGGCTTCGAGGATACCTGCAACGGTTTCCCTGTCAACATCTAATTCGGGAAAGGGGGAATTTTGCTCCATGATCATGTCTAATCGTGAGATAGTGTTTTCCTGAGATAGCGTTTTTTTGATAAAGGGTTGTCTTTGATCAATATAAATAGCTCGGTTTTGATCCTGGTTTAAAGAGTTGTCAAGTTAAATGGTGTGAAAGAACGGAGGAAGGATCGAAACGAAATTCAGAAACAGACCATTACGGGTCCGGAACACAGGCTTC
This window encodes:
- a CDS encoding HEAT repeat domain-containing protein, which produces MRMIKRCELLSCGHAKLLLLLILLAGTCAGCLGQDPLEARVEKLVRGLGDEDPSISYASVDGLVDIGEPAVDSLIKALKDDDPQVRSLAAHALGEIRAQKAAPPLLEILDDPSPEVRKNASYSLGLIGDTKAVEPLIGLLEDEDEKVVLYTVVALGRLGDPRAVEPLAEILDSDNDDVRREAMHSLEGIGDPRTIDPFLDLLADEKLGTSAAYTLSRFESEQVFGKLTALLDSRNPTTRTNAIIALGNLRDPAALPFLLEMLDDRTPEVRREAAFYLGLLEPEEAAPAEQPLINALEDSETEVQEAAARSLGGIGSKEAVPPLEELLQDKNQNLKVAAVRALGEIGGPEAFDSLIPLLEDEDWFVREKVVGSLVEIGDLRAIDPLISLLGDESYRVRRSAAVGLGKLGDERAVSPLLMALETERERDVRVAEVRALGELGGPEAVEGLRRISTDMDEYRNVRTAAEEALGKFEDDGEVNVSSSSSFSSSPSSPSF
- a CDS encoding MarR family transcriptional regulator yields the protein MLAVGILLLSSTVAVNLLLEDSPVVIQLEGDTFKVVDIPYVYTVKEAYILLFSGFLGGLALAQVLHYLGLSGSVSLLPEPAGQGTAVNLAAEAVPMGNFEVSPDNSPENSPEELRPALDKVDPTDVLLRALEGDERKAVELIVQRGGRILQNELVNSLDFSKAKVSRVLMNLERRGIIDKKKYGLTNCISLADELKAGAGTKGELK
- a CDS encoding acetate--CoA ligase family protein, giving the protein MEQNSPFPELDVDRETVAGILEAARVKGQYILGLESLEILKAYGVPTIGSAFTETLEDTIREAENIGYPLVMKIVSPQISHKSDVGGIRLSLENAGEVKAAYEDMMEKIPKEKPYAVLEGVQLQQMLSEGREVIIGMVRDPTFGPMLMFGLGGIYVEILKDVRFAIAPLSEPEARDLITGIKTYPLLAGVRGAKPSDIDALVDSILRISRLVCDFPEIEEFEINPMIVLDKGKGALAVDMRLVLKTD